Proteins encoded in a region of the Planococcus shixiaomingii genome:
- a CDS encoding gluconeogenesis factor YvcK family protein, whose translation MELNVRRKRIVIIGGGTGLSTLLRGLKKFPLDLTAIVTVADDGGSSGRLRDDLDIPPPGDIRNVMAALSDAEPLVAEMFQHRFKGSLDLGGHSLGNLMLAALTEITGDFSLAVREMSRVLNVNGTVLPAANQLVTLHAELEDGSTIKGESKIPAYLQKIKRVFLEPHDVETLPDTIKAIRNADVIVIGPGSLYTSILPNLLVKNIKKELIASQAKKIYICNLMTQAGETYRYTAADHVQALYDHVGEAFLDAILLDKAEIPADIAERYKKEKAWPVEYDEERLRQMGLCIFKKDIANILGEAVRHEPMKVAEWLFEYAGGLAKDDSTQMYF comes from the coding sequence ATGGAACTAAACGTTCGCCGTAAGCGCATCGTGATTATTGGCGGAGGCACTGGACTTTCCACTCTCCTTCGGGGTTTGAAAAAATTTCCACTTGATTTGACTGCAATTGTCACAGTAGCGGACGATGGCGGCAGTTCAGGGCGCTTAAGGGATGATTTGGATATTCCTCCTCCGGGAGACATACGCAACGTAATGGCGGCATTATCCGATGCTGAACCATTAGTGGCAGAAATGTTCCAGCACCGTTTCAAAGGATCATTGGATTTAGGCGGCCACTCGTTAGGCAATCTAATGCTGGCTGCTTTAACTGAAATAACGGGAGACTTTTCGCTAGCAGTACGGGAAATGAGCCGCGTTCTCAATGTCAACGGCACGGTACTGCCGGCGGCAAACCAATTGGTCACACTTCATGCAGAGCTGGAAGACGGATCGACGATCAAAGGAGAATCTAAAATACCGGCTTATTTGCAAAAAATCAAACGGGTGTTTCTGGAGCCTCACGACGTCGAAACGCTGCCGGACACCATTAAGGCGATCCGCAATGCCGACGTCATCGTCATAGGGCCCGGCTCGTTGTATACGAGCATTTTGCCGAATTTATTGGTGAAAAATATCAAAAAAGAACTGATTGCATCACAAGCAAAGAAAATTTATATTTGCAATTTGATGACGCAAGCAGGTGAAACGTATCGCTATACCGCAGCGGACCATGTCCAAGCTCTCTACGACCATGTAGGAGAAGCTTTTTTGGATGCGATTTTGCTTGATAAAGCCGAAATACCGGCCGACATTGCAGAGCGCTATAAAAAAGAGAAGGCATGGCCGGTAGAATACGACGAAGAACGGCTGCGCCAAATGGGGCTTTGCATTTTTAAGAAAGACATTGCCAATATCCTAGGGGAAGCTGTACGGCACGAACCGATGAAAGTAGCAGAATGGCTTTTTGAATATGCAGGTGGCCTCGCCAAAGATGATTCAACACAAATGTATTTTTAG